The genomic interval CGAGCCCGTAGATTTAGCAGCTCAGCCCTGGTTTTTGAACTGCGTGGTGGCGCTGGAAACAGAAAAAATGCCCAAACAGTTCATGTCACAGCTGTTGTCCATCGAGCAATCCATGGGACGAAAACGGCTGCAGCCCAAAGGGCCACGCATCATTGATCTCGACATCCTGCTGTTTGGGAACTCTGTAGTGGATACCAAGGGACTGACCATTCCGCACCCCGCCATGCATGAGCGTCGTTTCGTGCTGGAACCCTTAGCGGAGATCGCTCCCGAACAACGCCATCCGGTATTCAAGCGGACCATTCGCGAGTTGCGCGATGCGCTGCCCGCCGGGGCACCCGCGGTGCGGAAACTCAATAAAAAATTGGCAGTGAATTAAAGGGGCGAAAGGAAGATGGCTGGGTTCGGCCAGGCTCAAGGCACGATGATTCGGCTGGCCTCTTCGGCGGGCGCGATGAGGGCCGAAGTCTTCTCCGGAAATTGCTGGTGTAGCGAATCGATCAGGGCGCGCGATTTTGCCCGGCCAGAGGTACGTGCGTAAGACATTCTCAACAGGAAGACCAGAGCGCGGAGTACATCGCTATCGCGGAGAATGGAACTTCCCATGTGTTTCCTTTCAAGCTCGCGATATTCGCCAAGGGTCTTCTGGATCTCTGCGCTAATCGCTTGCTGCTTCAAGCTGGGAGGCTGGGCAGGATAGTGCAGCCCCGAACTTACCAATGTGTCGTACCCCTTGGCCATAGCTCCAAGCGCGGCGATTACATCTTGATCATTTAAGCTCCGGTCCGCGCGTGCGCTTTTCGCAATTGCAAAACTCAAGCCTGCCAGCAAATGCTCATGCTCATACACGAACTGGCTGCTGACTTCGATTTGCGGAAAGAATGATGCCGCGTCCAAGTTCTCAAGCGCCCGAGGCTTTTCATGCAGACGAGCTTGTTGCAAGTACACGCAATCGCTTGGGCAGTCCAGCGTCACCTCGCGGGCTTCACCGCAACACTGGGGACAGATGCGGTCATGCAACGCCGGGCAGAACCGCTTTTCTCTGCGGATTTCACAAATGGCGCAGCTCACTTACGAAATTTCCTCTCCGTTCCATTATGACACCCTAAGGTTGAGCTGGGTGGGCGGACGGCTCGGGAACCGCTAACCATGCGGCTTTCGGAGCCACGGCAGCGGGAAGGCCTCGTTTTTAGGGCAGTCTACGCACTATTAGTGCAAAAAACCGCATAAAATGCGGGGAAAACGCTTCTTTTCCACAGCTGCGTTGATATAGCATGGCGCAATCCGCAAACCACGGAACAACCCATTTTAAGGAGGATTCATGGCGTCAGGCATGACTAAGACCCAACTCGTCCGCCACTTGGCCGAGAAGCTGGAGACCAACAATAAACAGGCGGCGGCATTCCTAGAGCATCTCGCCGATACTGCTATTAAAGAGACCAAGAAGGCCGGGATTTTTGTGATCCCCGGGCTGGGCCGCTTGGTAAAAGCCAACCGCAAGGCACGCATGGGCCGCAACCCTCAGACCGGCGAGCCAATCAAGATCCCTGCCAAGACGGTGGTAAAGTTCCGTGTCGCCAAGGCGACGAAGGACGCCATCGCCCCCAAGAAGTAGTTCCGTAATTTTGTTCCCCTGGTAAAAAGGCCAGCTGAGTGCAGCTGGCCTTTGTTATTTTTTATACCTGTGTTATCTACTTCCATTACTGAAAAGGGAGATCGGCTGAGATCATCAAGCATGGCATGTGCATTAACAAGTGTGATCGCCATAGTTGCGCTTTGTCTGTGCTTCCCAAGCGCGTTTGCGTCCCAGGGCGGCAGTCAACCTATTTCGTCAGACAAATTTAATGCCCCTGTAACGATACTGATTTCAGTGTGTGACAAGAACGGCAATCCTATTTCAAGCTTGACCAATCAATCGTTGACGGTCTTTGATGCAGGAAAGCGTGTCACTTCTCGCCTAGAGATACAGCCGGCGAATGATTATCCGCTCCTATTCGCATTGGTCCTTGACCTTAGCGGTTCAATCCGTGTCAGGGTTCCGTTTATACAAACGGCTGCGACAAACCTCTTTGATGTTTTAGATTCCGGCGACAATAGGGGCTTCTTGGTCGTCTTTAATGACACGGTGATATTCAGCAAGGACTTCGTTTCCAAGGTGGAGCTTTCAGCCGTGTTGCAGAACATTGAGCCACGGAAGAGGACCGCGCTTTACGAGGCGATATACAAGTCATCTGAACGGCTATCGCAGCTTGCGAAACAGAAATTCCCGAACCGCAGGACACGGCGAATCATATTTGTTCTAACAGATGGCGAAGATAATGCGAGCCATCTGGCCCTGGATCAAGCGATAGGCGAAGCGGTGCGCGAAGGTGTAACCATTGTTCCCATTGGAATGCTCTCAGGCCCAGGTCTCAAGCTGCCGTTCATCTTGAACAAACTAGCATGGATGACCGGCGGTAAGGCTCTATTCCCCGACTCTCCAGGTGAAGTCGGTGATCAGGTTTTGAAGGTCATCAAATCAGAGTACTTCTTGACCTTTACTCCGGTTGCCTCAAAGAGAGTTGGCCAGTTTTACCATCTCCGCATCAAGTCGGCTGATTCAAAACCGGTTCGAATCGCTGCTCCAGAAGCGTATTACACTCCACGAAATTGAGCCATCATCAGAGTCTTTCAGGCACCAGCGATGGGGCCTTGGGGGCTGCTCTCGCGAGCACTCGAGCCGGCGTGCAGCAATGCGGGAATCCCAAACATCAGTGCGGTGAAGAACACGTCTCCCGCTAAATCATTGCGGAAAAACGGCAGTCCAGCGATGTAAGCCAGCTCGAGCCCACCCCATGTACGGGGATACATATTGGGCACCGTAGCCCAGACCGCAAAATTGCTGACCAGGAAAAATGACACCGCCGCCACCAGCGAGGCGCTAAGGACTCGCAGCGCGTTCGCATTTTTCTTAAGTGCGCCGCCCAAGAAAACCATCGCGGCATACCACACCCAACTGGCAAGGTGATACGAAGTGAAGGGATAGCTGTAAACAAACCGGGTGAGCAGTACGTCGCCTACCGCCAGCAAAAGAACAGGGATCCACGCCTGTTTGCGTGGCATTCGCGAGCCGAAAAATAAAAGCGAGGCCGCCACGGGAGTAAATGCAAAAGGATGGGGCGCGAAACGAAACGCGGCCGCGAACAGCACAAAGATATATGCCAGCATGGTCACCTCGATACGTCACTCACGAACCGTACAAAATTCTGGGCCCTGTGACGCCTTCAGTCAAGTTTAACTCAAAACCTGCTTCCATCAGGATCAGTGTCGGGCACTACCAGCGCGTTCTCCGCGCGCGCTCATGCGTTGCTCGACCACATTGAGGTTCTCATCGAGCACCACCACTGCGCTGAGCGGCGAGCCCTCGCGCTCAGGGAACATGTACCGGAGGTCGTAGAACCGAACCACGTATCCTTTCTGCGGCGGCGCCAGTTCCTCGGTCTCGGTAATGGGGTAGCGTGCCCAATCAAGATAAACCCGGCCGAGATAGGACTTCTTAGCCGCCAGGGTGACCGCCGTTTCCTGGGGTTTGTAGCGAATGCGGGCGTTGTTGTCAGGGTCAACGTCAGGGGTCAGGGAATCTACGTGCATGTTCTCGAAAAAATTCTGGGTTTCCACCACTCCCATCCACTTGAAGGGATTGACACTGTAGGGAAAAGCCGAGAAGCGCACTGGCTCGGCACCTTCGTAGTTCCGCGCCTGCATGGCTGCCATGGCCCGACGATGTTCGTAATCACGCACTGCCCAGGTTCCGGCCATCGCCAACAATGCAAGAATCGCGGCCAGCCGCCCTCGAGGTTCTTTGCGGCGAACCCCAATCTCGGAGCTGATCAAACTTCCCAACCCAGGCAGAACCAGGGCCGCGATCAAAATCAACAGCAGTACCGGCTCGACAATCGAGACGATGTCCCAGGCGTACCATCTGTAGCTGAAAGGCTCGAACGGCCGGACTCCATAAGCTGTGGTGTAATCCAGCAAAATATGGCTCAGGCCTGCCAGGCACGAAAACACAAAAAGCAGTCCCCAGCGTGGCCGGGAGCTCGCTGAGTGATCTCGGCGATGCTTTAACCAGTGGCAAATAAAAACAAAACCAACCACCAGCGCCGCCACCAGCGGGACACCAACAAAAGTATGGGTGATGCCGCGATGGTGAGCGAATCCAACCGCGGACCCGCGAACATAAGCGACTACATCAATGTCCGAAGCTTCGGCAGCAAGCACCAGAGTTGGTGTCGCCAGCGCGGTCATACGATTCAGCCCGGCACGACTCATGCAGGCGCCGGTCAGCAGGTGGGTGAGCGGATCCAAAGTTCAGAGTGTACAGGTTTCAGGATATTGCGTCGCCCACCGGCGGCGCCGCGCTCACCAGCAATTTATCCTGAAGCCTCTCCATGGCCAGAGATTGCGGGACAAGCAGCGTCAATGCACGAGGAACAACTGTAATCTCCACCGGCAATTTTCCCAGCAATTCGCCATCGGCTTCAGCATAGATTCTTGCGGTGGCGCCGTTGCCGCTGGTTAGCGGCCGACAGGTCAAACGACTGGTGTGCACCAGCTCCACACCGGGTACAGGCATGTCGCCGCGGAGCAAAGTCTTGATCAGATAAAGAAGATAGGGCACTCGGCTGGAAGTGCGGAACAATAAGACCTGGACGTCGTTTCGATCCAAAGCCGCGCCGGGGGCGAGTTTCCTCAACACGCCGCCGAACTGAGTAATCCGCACTGCCAGCATTTGCGACACGCTCTCCCGGCGCGTGTTTCCGTATGGATCCGTCAATTCCACCTCAAACCGGCTCAACTCGTGGGTAAACCACAGGTGGAATGCTTCCGCGTAATACGCCTTCATCCCCATTCGTTGTTTCAGGCGGGAGTGAATGCGATAGAAAAGGTGGGCGTCAACTCCTACTCCGGCAGCCACGATGAAATACCGAGTCTGAGACTCGCTGTCGGTCTTGTTAAAAGTAACCTTTCCCACGGCTACGCGACGGCGTTCAGCGGTAAGCGCGAGACGAGCTGCCGCAACTGGGTTGCGTGGCACTCCCAAGTCGTGAGCCAAGGCGTTGGCAGTCCCAAGGGGTATTATGCCCACCGCTGCCTGGCTGTAAACCATTCCCTGGATAACGTCATGAATGGTTCCGTCGCCGCCGCAGGCAAGTATGGAGTCGCAACCATCCGCGATCATTTGTTGCGCCTGTGCGCCAGCCTCACCCGGACCTTTGCTGGCGGCAATAATGGTTTCTACGCCAGTGTTGTGCAGCACCCTTGCCGCCGCTTCGATCTGGGCCATGCGGCGGCCGTGCTGGCGTCCCGAGGCCGGGTTGTAGATGAGTGCAGCTTTCTTCACTGTTTTGTCGCCTGGAGCAAGGCTTTTGCCAGGGAAAGCTTAGCAGTTCCTGGATGATGCCGCGTTCCACCGCCAAAATAGCTGCATTGTTGGCTTGCGGCGGCCTCAGGTTTTGACTACTCTATCTCGAACTCTCCATCGGCCCAAGGTCCGACATATCAAATCCAGATTCGGGAGGAAATTGCCGATGAAACGTTCCACTTTGTTTGTTGTCCTCCTGCTTGCCTGTAGCGTTGCAATTGCGCAGCAGCATCCTGCCCCGCAGCCTGCAGCTACCCTGATGTCCGGGATTGGCGATACTCATCACCCCGTCTCCACCAAGAGTCCTGTAGCGCAGCAATTTTTTGACCAGGGCCTCAGGCTGATCTATGCCTTCAATCACGACGAAGCGGCGCATTCCTTCCGACGGGCGGCGGAGCTCGACCCGCAAATGGCGATGGCGTACTGGGGAATTGCCGAAGCAGTGGGTCCGAACTACAACGATCCGGCGAACGATGACCGCCGGAAGCAAGCGTACGAGGCGGTCCAAAAGGCGGTCCAACTCTCAGCGAACTCTCCTGCGAATGAGAAAGCCTACATTGAGGCGATGGCTCAGAGGTATCCCAGCCCAGCTAATGCTGACTGGCATCAAGCGGCGATCAACGCTACCAATGCCATGCGCGAGGTAAGCAGGAAATATCCTGAGGACTTGGATGCCGCCACATTGTTTGCTGAAGCCGAAATGAACCTGCACCCCTGGGGCTTGTGGAAGGCTGACGGCACCCCGCAAGAAGGCACAGAAGAAGTCATCTCAACGTTGGAATCTGTGATTCGACGCGATCCGAACCACGTGGGCGCAGTGCATTACTACATTCATGCGGTAGAGGCATCGCCCAGCCCGCAGCGCGCTTTACCCCAGGCAAATCGGCTGGCATCACTCGCGCCCGCTGCTGGCCATCTCGTCCACATGCCCGCGCACGTATACATCCGCACAGGCGACTACGAGGCTGCTGTGCAAACCAACGAAAAAGCTGCGGCTGCCGACCGCGCTTACATTAAAGCGAGTGGCGTGCAGGGCATATATCCGATGATGTATTACAGCCATAACCTGCACTTCATCGCGATTGCGGGCGCGATGGACGGGAAATTCGCCGAATCCAAGCGAGCGGCCGACTTGCTTGCCACCCATGTCGCTCCAGCGGTGAAGATGATGCCGCCGCTAGAGCCTTTTGTGGCAATTCCCATCGCGGTCAATGTTCGCTTCCACCGCTGGAACGATATTCTCCAAATCCCGCAGCCCGACCCTTCGATGAAGGTCGTAACCACCTTTTGGCATTTCGCAAGGGGTATGGCATTTGCCGCCACTGGCAAGATGAAAGAGGCCGAGGCTGAACGCCAGACCGTCGTCGAAGTGGAGAACAACACTCCGGCGGATGCCATCTTTGCAATGCCCTTCAACAATAAGACACGGGACGTTCTGAAGATTGCGGATAATGTCCTGGGTGCCCGGATCGCTGTGGCAAAGAGTGACAACGACTCCGCCATTCGCATGCTGCAGGAGGCGGTTGCCGTTCAGGATGGTCTTAACTATGGCGAGCCACCGGATTGGTTTTTCCCAGTCCGCGAATCCTTGGGGGCGGTCCTGCTGCGCGCGGGAAAACCGGACGAGGCGGAAAAAGTGTTTCGTGCCGACTTGGACAAGAACCCCCGCAATCCCCGCTCCCTGTTCGGCTTGAAGCAGAGCCTGGATGCGCAGAAGCGCAGCTACGAGGCTGGATTCGTACAGAAGCAATTCGACGCCGCCTGGAAGGGCGCTGACACGAAGCTCACAGCTGAAGAGCTGGGAACGTAGTCCTTCGATTACCTCAGCCGCGATAAAAAAGTCTGGGCTGGCGATTTTTCACCAGCCCTTTGCTTTGTTCCAGGGATCGTCCGCAGCTCGCTCGCGCACAATATAATTTCAGAGATGGCAAGTGCCGCCAAACTAGAGCATAGGATCGACGAACTGCGCGACCAGATTCGCTATCACGAGCACCGGTATTACGTGCTCGACGATCCCGAAGTAAGCGACGCCGAGTTCGACCGACTGATGCAGGAGCTCAAGCGGCTGGAGGCTGAACACCCAGAGCTCATTACGTCGGATTCACCCAGTCAACGGGTCGGGGGAAAGCCGCGCGAGGGCTTTGTGAAGGTGCCGCACTCCTCCCCGATGTTGTCTCTGGATAACGCCTACAACGAGCAAGAACTACGCGACTGGGAACGGCGGGTGCACGAACTCAGCGGCCGGAAGGACGTGGATTACGTTTGCGAGCTCAAGCTCGACGGGCTATCCATGGCGGTACGCTACGCGCCCGACCGGGAAGAGCGCGGGAAATCGAACCTGGCGCTCGGCATCACCCGAGGTGACGGTTCTATCGGCGAAGAAGTGACTCTGAACCTCAGAGCGTTGCGTTCGGTACCCCTCTCCATTCCGGCGGCAACCCTGAAAAGAGCTGGCCTGCCACCCGAATTTGAGGTGCGCGGCGAAGTGATTATGCCTACAAAGTCCTTCGAGCGGATGAATGAGGAGCGCGAACGCCAGGGGCTCTCCAAATTCGCCAATCCACGGAATGCCGCGGCCGGGGCGGTGCGCGTGCTCGATCCGAACATTACCGCGCAACGCCGCCTGGATTTTTATGCCTATTTTGTTCTGGTAAACGGCCGGCCATTTTTCGAGCACCACGCCAAAGCACTCGAAGCCCTGCAGGAAGCGGGTTTCAAGGTCAATCCCAATTGGCGCAGGGCTGCCGACATTGAAAAGGTCTGGAACTTTATCAATGCCTGGGAGCCGAAGCGCGAAGCGCTCGCCTACGAGATTGACGGAGTAGTCATCAAAGTTGATGACACCCGTCTGCAGCGAGAGCTGGGGTACACAGGAAAAGCCCCGCGTTGGGCGATCGCTTACAAGTATGCTGCGCGCTCGGGCACGACAAAAATCGAAGACATCATCACACAAGTGGGTCGGACCGGCAAACTCACACCGGTGGCGGTCCTTCAGCCGGTCTCCATCGGCGGCACCACTGTCACTCGCGCAACGTTACACAATGCCGACGAAATCGAGCGGCTCGGAGTCAAGATCGGCGACTGGGTTTCCGTGGAGCGCGGCGGGGACGTAATCCCCAAGGTGGTACGCGTTCTCGAAGATAAGCCTCGCGGCACAAAGAAATTTCACATGCCCGAGCGCTGCCCGGTCTGTGGCGGTCACGTGGTGCGGGTTGAGGGCGAGGCTGACCACCGCTGTGTGAATGCTAATTGCCCGGCAAAGCTGCGGGAGACGATTTTGCATTTTGCCTCGCGTGGCGTGATGAACATTGAAGGCATGGGGGACGCTCTGGTGAATCAGCTCACGGAGCGCCGTCTGGTTAAGAGTGTTGCGGATATTTACCGTGTCACCAAGCAGGACCTGCTTAGCCTGGAGCGGATGGGTGATAAATCCGCGCAAAATGTTCTGGATGAAATCGAAGCTTCCCGTAAACTGCCGCTCGAGCGGGTGATCTATGGTCTGGGAATACGCTTTGTGGGTGAGCGCACGGCCGAGTTCCTGGCTGAACATTTCGGGTCGCTGGATGCCATCATGAAGGCGAGTATGGAGGAGTTGCAGGAAGTAAATGAAGTTGGGCCGCGCGTCGGACAGAGCATCTACGACTTTTTCCAAGAAGCAAAAAATCGCGAGCTGGTTGAGAGGCTGCGTTCGGCCAAGCTGAATTTCACTGGTAAGAAGAAAGAGCGCGGCACCGCGTTGGCGGGCAAGACGTTTGTTCTCACCGGGACTCTGGCGAACCACACTCGCGATGAAGCCAAGAAGCTCATCGAAGACGCCGGGGGTCGAGTATCGGGATCGGTCAGCAAGAAAACCGACTATGTCGTCGCCGGTAGCGACGCCGGTTCCAAGCTGGATAAGGCGCGTGAGCTGCAGGTCAAAGTGATAAGCGAAAAAGAAATGTTGGACCTGCTGGAAAAGAGTTAGAGGCAGAGGACGGGATCTCCGCGCCCTCTGCCTCGAAGAAACTAAGCAACGTCGCGCTGTTTCTCTGATGCGGTTTCGCATTGCGGGCATTTAGCCTGGACGTCAACTCGATTACGCCGCAGATGAGCCGCAAAATCGTCCAGTCGTGGTCTGAGCAGCGCCACACCCTTGGACGCGTCTTCCGCCCGGCTCGCTATTCCTCCAGGCCTCAGCGTGACCTTCCCCCCACTTGGCGTTGGATCCGAGAATTTGTCGGTTATGCGATCGGGATAAAGATCGGCTGCCGTTACCGTGCTCCCGCCACTCGACGTTTGTCCGGAAGCACCGGCAGGCTCGAGTTCGTCGTCCGTGGGAGTAATGTTACGGTCAGAACCGTGGCGGTGCTGCACCGGCCCATCATGCCAGGCTTTTTTGTAGTCTTCCTCGTATTTCTTCCAGTCTTCCTCTGATCGCAGCAACTTGTCATCATAGGGTGGCAGATCTTCGATCTGCTGTTTGGTCACTCCCACCTGCAACTCATCTGGCCGCTCTGGACTGGCAAAGATGCGGCTGGCCATAATCAGGAACCTACGACTCTTCAGCCATCCGCCGCTGTCAATTACGACATATCTGATCTCTCCCGTGCCGTGATCGAAAATCACGTCATCTATCGTTCCAATCTTCTCATCTTCCAAGCCGCGTACGGTTGTACCGCGAATGTCGTCAACATCTTCGGAAAAACGATGGCTACCTAACGTGCCGTAATGGGCCATGAGGTCCTCCTCCTGAATTGTTCTTCTCAAAATTAGGATGCGGGCTGGCCGGCTGGTGCAGTCTCAAACTCGTTGCAAAGCAGTTGAGAGCAGACTTCCCCATGTCATCTACGGTTTGTGCAGCTAATGTTGCAGCTTCTCACGTAATCGCTGGTAGGTAGTGTCGAGCGCTTCGGGTAAAACCCGAGTCTCTGCGGTAGTAGTCATGAAATTCGTGTCCCCGACCCAGCGGGGGAGGACGTGCATGTGTATGTGGTCGGCCACACCCGCCCCGGCAGCGCGCCCAACATTCATTCCCAAATTCAATCCATCCGGATGGTAAACCTCTCGCAGAACCTGCTCCATGCGCTGGCAGAGATCAATCAATTCGTGAGTGGCAGGCGCGGTCAATTTTTCCAATTGGTCCACATGCTCATTGGGCACAACCATGACGTGTCCGGAAGTGTAGGGGAAGGTATTCAGGATAATGAAGCAACGCGTACCTCGATAAACAATCAGGGCTGCACGGTCATTTTTCTGTTTAATGGCCTCGCAAAATATGCATCCTGTTGGCTTTTGGGCATCAGTAACATAAGCGTAACGCCATGGAGTCCAGAGATAATCCATGGCCGGGAGAGTATCAGATGGACTTCCGATTGCACATGAAGCACGCAGGTGCTGGTTACGGCTTCAGGGGTTTGACACCTTTCGGAAACGGTTGCTATAGTCGAAGGGTTCTGTTGGACGCGGCATTGCATTAGAACGTCTGACCGCTGGAACTACCCAGCCCGATAGTTTGGGCAATCACACCGAAGATTTGAACCAGCAGTCCGTCTGCCTTGCCCGCTCCGCATCACACACCGGTGCGACACTGAGTATGGAATTTCACGACAGCACGGCACGAAATCTGGAATTTTCGCCGGCGTCTGAATCCAATGATTCTGAAGCGCCGGAGTCACAGACCGCGCAGGCGGCAGTTTCCGAAGAAAAGACCTCCCCGACTCCAATCCGAACTGAAAAAAAAGAACCCATGCTAACTGACGATTTTGCCACCGCACTTGAAACCTTCACCCCGGAAGCTGAAGCCGCCGTCGGCGAAGATCACGTTGTGAAAGGGACGGTTTTGAAGGTCACGCCCACCCATGTGGTGGTGGATATTGGCGCCAAGTCAGAGGGTATGCTGCCGATCGCCGAAGTCCTGGACCATTCGGGGAGCCCTAAATTCAAGTCGGGCGACGAAATTGATGTGATGATTGAGAAGGGCGAGACCGAAGAGGGCTATACCAAGCTTTCACACCTGAAAGCGCAGCGGCTTCGGGCCTGGGATGAGATCGAGCGTGCGCACGACGAGAAGCGGCCGATCAAGGCAATAGTAATTGAGCGGATCAAAGGTGGGCTCACGGTAGATATCTATGGCGCGCAAGCGTTCTTGCCAGGCTCGCAAGTGGATCTGCGGCCGGTACGCAACTTGGAAGGCTTGAAAGGACAAGAGATCGAAGTCGAGATCATCAAGCTGAACAAGAAACGTGGCAACATCGTGGTCTCGCGGAAGCAGATGCTGGAGGAAGAGCAACAGGCCAAACGCTCCAAAGTTCTTGAGCACCTGGAAGAAGGCACAGTGCTCACCGGGACCGTTAAGAACCTTACCGACTACGGCGCCTTTGTCGATCTGGGTGGCATCGATGGATTGCTGCACATCACCGACATGTCGTGGGGCCGCCTCACTCACCCTCGCGACCTGGTGAATGTCGGAGATGAGATCCAGGTAAAGGTCCTCAAATTCGACAAAGACAAGCAGCGGGTCTCGCTCGGATTCAAGCAGCTCACACCCGATCCATGGCTGGACGCCGCCCACCGCTACCCCGTGGGTGCCCACGTTAAGGGCCGAGTGATCAGCGTGACTGATTACGGTGCCTTCATCGAACTCGAGCAGGGAATCGAAGGACTGGTACACGTGAGCGAGATGACTTGGTCCAAGCGGATGAAGCATCCCTCTAAGATTGTTAACGTCGGTGACACTGTCGAGACTGAAGTATTAAGCGTGAACCCGGAAGAAAGGCGTATTTCCCTGGGCATGAAGCAATTGGAAGCGAATCCATGGGAGAGCCTGATACAGAAGTATCCGGTGAATGCCACGGTGGAAGGGCGCGTTCGCAATCTTACTGACTTCGGGGCCTTCATTGAAATTGAAGACGGCATCGATGGATTGGTCCATGTGAGCAATTTGAGTTGGACGAAAAGGGTGAAGCATCCCTCGGAAGTGCTCAAGAAGGGCGACCGCGTCAAAGCGATCGTGCTTGCGATCGAGCCCGATAAGCGCCGTCTCTCCTTGGGTGTGAAGCAGCTGCAGCCCGACGTTTGGGAGACGTTCTTTGCCCAACACAGAGTGGGCGACGTGTTGCACGGAAAAGTTTTGCGAGTGGCCACCTTTGGCGCATTCGTCGAAATTGCCGATGGCATAGAAGGTCTATGTCACAACTCTGAGGCGGTGGACGCGA from Terriglobales bacterium carries:
- the folK gene encoding 2-amino-4-hydroxy-6-hydroxymethyldihydropteridine diphosphokinase, with the protein product MRKTVYLSLGSNLGDRESNLQAAVSRLQGLGKVVAVSSLYETEPVDLAAQPWFLNCVVALETEKMPKQFMSQLLSIEQSMGRKRLQPKGPRIIDLDILLFGNSVVDTKGLTIPHPAMHERRFVLEPLAEIAPEQRHPVFKRTIRELRDALPAGAPAVRKLNKKLAVN
- a CDS encoding HU family DNA-binding protein, which translates into the protein MASGMTKTQLVRHLAEKLETNNKQAAAFLEHLADTAIKETKKAGIFVIPGLGRLVKANRKARMGRNPQTGEPIKIPAKTVVKFRVAKATKDAIAPKK
- a CDS encoding VWA domain-containing protein, producing MACALTSVIAIVALCLCFPSAFASQGGSQPISSDKFNAPVTILISVCDKNGNPISSLTNQSLTVFDAGKRVTSRLEIQPANDYPLLFALVLDLSGSIRVRVPFIQTAATNLFDVLDSGDNRGFLVVFNDTVIFSKDFVSKVELSAVLQNIEPRKRTALYEAIYKSSERLSQLAKQKFPNRRTRRIIFVLTDGEDNASHLALDQAIGEAVREGVTIVPIGMLSGPGLKLPFILNKLAWMTGGKALFPDSPGEVGDQVLKVIKSEYFLTFTPVASKRVGQFYHLRIKSADSKPVRIAAPEAYYTPRN
- a CDS encoding DUF6580 family putative transport protein; amino-acid sequence: MLAYIFVLFAAAFRFAPHPFAFTPVAASLLFFGSRMPRKQAWIPVLLLAVGDVLLTRFVYSYPFTSYHLASWVWYAAMVFLGGALKKNANALRVLSASLVAAVSFFLVSNFAVWATVPNMYPRTWGGLELAYIAGLPFFRNDLAGDVFFTALMFGIPALLHAGSSARESSPQGPIAGA
- a CDS encoding metal-dependent hydrolase produces the protein MDPLTHLLTGACMSRAGLNRMTALATPTLVLAAEASDIDVVAYVRGSAVGFAHHRGITHTFVGVPLVAALVVGFVFICHWLKHRRDHSASSRPRWGLLFVFSCLAGLSHILLDYTTAYGVRPFEPFSYRWYAWDIVSIVEPVLLLILIAALVLPGLGSLISSEIGVRRKEPRGRLAAILALLAMAGTWAVRDYEHRRAMAAMQARNYEGAEPVRFSAFPYSVNPFKWMGVVETQNFFENMHVDSLTPDVDPDNNARIRYKPQETAVTLAAKKSYLGRVYLDWARYPITETEELAPPQKGYVVRFYDLRYMFPEREGSPLSAVVVLDENLNVVEQRMSARGERAGSARH
- a CDS encoding diacylglycerol kinase family protein produces the protein MKKAALIYNPASGRQHGRRMAQIEAAARVLHNTGVETIIAASKGPGEAGAQAQQMIADGCDSILACGGDGTIHDVIQGMVYSQAAVGIIPLGTANALAHDLGVPRNPVAAARLALTAERRRVAVGKVTFNKTDSESQTRYFIVAAGVGVDAHLFYRIHSRLKQRMGMKAYYAEAFHLWFTHELSRFEVELTDPYGNTRRESVSQMLAVRITQFGGVLRKLAPGAALDRNDVQVLLFRTSSRVPYLLYLIKTLLRGDMPVPGVELVHTSRLTCRPLTSGNGATARIYAEADGELLGKLPVEITVVPRALTLLVPQSLAMERLQDKLLVSAAPPVGDAIS
- the ligA gene encoding NAD-dependent DNA ligase LigA — its product is MASAAKLEHRIDELRDQIRYHEHRYYVLDDPEVSDAEFDRLMQELKRLEAEHPELITSDSPSQRVGGKPREGFVKVPHSSPMLSLDNAYNEQELRDWERRVHELSGRKDVDYVCELKLDGLSMAVRYAPDREERGKSNLALGITRGDGSIGEEVTLNLRALRSVPLSIPAATLKRAGLPPEFEVRGEVIMPTKSFERMNEERERQGLSKFANPRNAAAGAVRVLDPNITAQRRLDFYAYFVLVNGRPFFEHHAKALEALQEAGFKVNPNWRRAADIEKVWNFINAWEPKREALAYEIDGVVIKVDDTRLQRELGYTGKAPRWAIAYKYAARSGTTKIEDIITQVGRTGKLTPVAVLQPVSIGGTTVTRATLHNADEIERLGVKIGDWVSVERGGDVIPKVVRVLEDKPRGTKKFHMPERCPVCGGHVVRVEGEADHRCVNANCPAKLRETILHFASRGVMNIEGMGDALVNQLTERRLVKSVADIYRVTKQDLLSLERMGDKSAQNVLDEIEASRKLPLERVIYGLGIRFVGERTAEFLAEHFGSLDAIMKASMEELQEVNEVGPRVGQSIYDFFQEAKNRELVERLRSAKLNFTGKKKERGTALAGKTFVLTGTLANHTRDEAKKLIEDAGGRVSGSVSKKTDYVVAGSDAGSKLDKARELQVKVISEKEMLDLLEKS
- a CDS encoding PRC-barrel domain-containing protein, whose product is MAHYGTLGSHRFSEDVDDIRGTTVRGLEDEKIGTIDDVIFDHGTGEIRYVVIDSGGWLKSRRFLIMASRIFASPERPDELQVGVTKQQIEDLPPYDDKLLRSEEDWKKYEEDYKKAWHDGPVQHRHGSDRNITPTDDELEPAGASGQTSSGGSTVTAADLYPDRITDKFSDPTPSGGKVTLRPGGIASRAEDASKGVALLRPRLDDFAAHLRRNRVDVQAKCPQCETASEKQRDVA
- a CDS encoding HIT domain-containing protein, giving the protein MDYLWTPWRYAYVTDAQKPTGCIFCEAIKQKNDRAALIVYRGTRCFIILNTFPYTSGHVMVVPNEHVDQLEKLTAPATHELIDLCQRMEQVLREVYHPDGLNLGMNVGRAAGAGVADHIHMHVLPRWVGDTNFMTTTAETRVLPEALDTTYQRLREKLQH